The Aedes albopictus strain Foshan chromosome 2, AalbF5, whole genome shotgun sequence region gttcaaaaaagatgcatCGATGGtcagatagggtattggttccctttaaGGAATCCTTTATCAAGCACGtggctcccatttttatcctacgaaaaaacaaaggattaaattgtttcttttgttttatatttttgtattttctattagaagtgagcacgcatgaaaacaaaaagaacggaatcagttggtgccataatcgcttcttttcaaataggatgaatatgggagcgtgagattactgatggcacacatactctACATCAATTATGACAGCACATACATCACTGGTGATTAATTCAGAGaagagtgtagcaacgattacgTTATTGACAAGcatacaggctcgaggcatgacacgcgaattTGCCATTCCATTCTTACTGAAAATAGCCAatactgggttcacaaggtttccttgaTATAAAATCCCCTTACGAAGGTGAGGTTTTCGGACTAAGGCCCCTTGATTTGGGCTGAATCATCcagcataagtctgcaaagattgatcgttgctgttcctTTAGGCTGAAGAttaatctgagctatcctaaccgtagccactacccaaactaggcaacaTCAAACTCaatcacagcaacaataaaaACAGATCGATagcgattggaaaacgccaaaggcaagAAAACACAgaataaatcgcataatgcgaaatcatatagggtatcgcgccacttgggcggtggcttctatattcgtctgttttccactataactcagtcaattttgaaccaattgatttgaaatgttgtacacgagtagatactatacctatctcaccacattccaaaagttgtgtccattggtttaaatttgactgagttatagtggaaaacagacgaatatagaagccaccgcccaagtggcgcgattccctaggtaaaaattttaactaattaacatcttcataatctcgCCCTTCAAATTAAAGTCTacagaagggcagctgattgtctcggacaAACTCGGACTGCACCAATTACTGCGGTAGGCGCAGTAAAAgaaaaatactgtggaggacgtccTGGTACTCCAAAGGCTCCCTTAGCGTTTAGGTTTTTATTAGCGAGCGGATGGAATGGTGAcccaataataataaaaaagcagaaagacgaaaccgaccaactttttgagtATGCTGTCTTGAGTaggtacctgcgcgttatccatcacggccaaaactgcacttggaagttggggtgatggatttgctatactttcctcgttgtggcgatgttggggtaagaattttaaagatgtgtgagtgcattTTCTTGAAACAAAtgaacgttatatggaatgatgggaataggttgttttgatcgataatcTCTAAGTAAGAACGAAGATATATAACTTTGGGATAAGTAAATGCTAAGTTTGAAAGTCAACCATGCGTTTTGTTGTTTCAAACAAGGATATTTGTTTTTGCgtagtatcattgtccttgcctcacaatatacaaattcatgcaatggtaggcaaagaaaacccttcaattaataactttggaaatactcaaagaacactaagttgaagagaagcagatcaagttccagtgggaacgtagagccataaaggagAAGAAGATGAAAACACTTGCACACACACtaaggagcatgccatccctgctagGAAATGATGATTTCCCTCATCTTATTCAATTTACCCCTGAACACAACAAATCTACATTAGAGATCGACTTCCTGGTCTCCTTATGGTAGATGGGTTCCATTGTTTTTGTTGGTAGTAGAGtagctctcgctgagaccggcccactatttacaccttgtctttaaaaatatTTAAGGTGGCGCCAAAAGTCctcgccaaaaaagtaaggaaaatgcatttggttactcaaattgatggaccccccgttagttagagctacaacattttttgcagagtcctcgattttggtcaaatgctgGCTGATTTAAATCGTCAtagctcgaaagtttctccaaaaaaaaacacttcgaaacgaaatgttgttgaaagtggaaagatagagctactacttacagttataaaaagttgggtcggccatattgattttggatgccatcttggatttttgaaccaaaacttttttgttggcaacaactgattttgaaaatttttgcaattgtaagctgagacatttatacacaacatattgAGATGTCTTttcttcctatcaaaagttatccgcagttttgtaaatcaagccacgttttttccatacatttccatgctcaccggcaacgacatgcaacagcatcagaGTATACGCCTGCACATGCGCGTAGCTACAgtgcatttggcccctcagcttcaatgtcgtgcgCGCTTGTCATGCACTACAGCCAGCGTGCACGATATTgaagctgaggggccaaatgcgctaTAGTTACGCGCATGCGCCTGCAGCTACATTCGAGAAattcggaggttcgtttccgtttttaactgtttctcaaagATGCGAGCactgtttttacccttcttacacccataagaagggtataaataccactcgaaaaaccgactttcgatccgaggcccgcagggccgagtctcatataccaatcaactcagctcgacgaactgagcaaatgtgtgtgtgtgtgtgtgtgtgtgtgtgtgtgtgtgtgtgtgtgtgtgtgtgtgtgtgtgtgtgtgtgtgtgtgtgtgtgtgtgtgtgtgtgtgtgtgtgtgtgtgtgtgtgtgtgtgtgtgtgtgtatgtgtgtgcgtatgttacaaaaaaaagtcacgcacgtttctcagccatcTGATATCCGAtatggattctcttagttgcaaatgaaagctacaacatcctagtagaaccctattgaatattattacgatcggacatttggttaccgagatatctttcgaagagtactttaaagtaatataggttagctttttgggagatttttgacatttagcatattgatgaatatctcagccgtctatcaaccgatttgagttctcttggcagcaaatgaaagctacaacatcctagtagatcgcccagaaattttatttcgatagcACATTTGGTTACAAAGATATCTTTCCAAGAGTACTTGGGATTTATAcaattaatttatttttcagatttttgaccaagtgcatCATATTAAACATCTCAGCCGCctgtcaacctatttgggttctcttagcatcaaatgaaagctacaacacccTAGtaaatcacccagaaattttatttcgattggacatttgattacagagatatctttcaaagagtacttgggagtaatacaggttaactttttgagagatttttgaccaagtgtatcataataaatatctcagccgtctgtcaacctatttgggttctctgagcatcaaatgaaagctacaatatccttgtaaaattttctttttttttatttcgattggacatgtgGTTActaagatatctttcgaagagtattttaataaattcctttttttttattattatattcgcttgttatcttgcatgagcttttgaccagtctaaggaaaattatttttcaaaaaaatgtgttaaatgaaatctttgaatttatatattgtggaaaaaatacaagaaccaaaataactagctaatgccaaaactgatttacatagtagatatatcatttttatcctttttacgccataaccatgaataccaagtacttcggagctaatttattcgactgattaagagatattagacaaagtgtatctcgctgattttcttatccattagttaatcgattcaagatcttttggcagttaacaaaagatacaatattccagaatatgtaagctattttttttttaatttccttgtgTTTCCTTGTCCTTAATGATACTGTACTGTAATAGGATCccgtaattttgaaaataaactattaaaGTATGAAACAAGATtttagaaggtgtctggcatttttgGTGGTTTAGTCCAtgatccatgatgctattttgaaaaccaatccactagatgccaaatccacaatattttctagaacttttggtcagtcacacaaaataaatttgttaaatacgaatgatacaacaatatttttaataaatgtaagaagggttctgttcaccataggtggattaaatcgggttttataactttttttagtgttttggaaagcttaaatcttcagctttccattagtgggttcagatttttAATTCGTGTTtataaacactgcgaaataatgcTGCATTTAAGTAAACGACCGGCCCCTGGCCCAGTGCGGAAAAAagacatgatttacaaaacggcagataacttttgaacggagaaaaagacatctctaattttttggtatgttgtgtataaatgtctcagctttgaATCaatgcaaaaaattgaaaatcggtggttgccaatatggtgaaaaatatgttttggtataaaaatccaagatggcggccaaaatcaatatgaccgacccaactttttataactgtaaatagtagctctatctttcctctttttaacaacattttgttttgaggtagtttttggagaaactttcgagttataacagttTAAATGAGCCAGCATTTGACCAAaaccgaggggtctgcaaaaaacgTTGTGGCTCTTACTAACGGGGGGtctatcaatttgagtaaccaaatgcattttccttacttttttggcgaggactttcagaaaatcgcccccttaaacatttttaaagacaaggtgtaaatatttAGTGGGCCGGcttcagcgagagttactcagaattggaaaacgtcatgacatttttttttttcatgacatttccgTGACATTTTACGTAGACGGCGAGTCGGGGCATTTCAAAATTAATTAATTGCAAATACGTGAACGACGTTGTGCATAATCGACCATTCAATTCTAAATTCGCAAATATAttaatttatttgttttattcatTGCATCTATTGTAGATCTGAACCCAGGCCATCACCATGACTGGCGAACAAAGGGGCACCGTACTGGTAACCGGTGGAGCCGGCTATATCGGCTCGCACACGGTCGTATCCTTGCTCGAAGCCGGTTACAGCGTTGTCGCCCTCGACAACTTCACAAACTCGGTCAACTCGTCTAAAAACGAGTCTATCGCCCTGAAACGCGTGGAGGAAATCACCGGAAAGAAAATTACATTCTACCGATGCGACCTGCTGGACAAGGACGCGGTGGAAGCAATCTTCCAGCAACACAAAATCGACTCGGTGATACATTTCGCTGCACTGAAAGCCGTGGGGGAATCCATGACCAATCCCCTGCTATACTACAAGAACAACATGATCGGAATGATCAACCTTTTGGAAGTGATGGACAGCCACGGCGTGTACAAGATGGTATTTTCAAGCTCGTGCACAGTCTACGGAGAACCGGACACGTTGCCAATCACAGAGGAGAATCCCACCGGTAACGTGACCAACGTTTACGGTCGGACAAAGTACTTCATTGAAGAGATGCTGAAGGATGCCGTGAGTGCTGATCCCAAGTGGAACATTATTGCGCTGCGGTACTTCAACCCAGTGGGAGCGCACAAATCCGGAAGGATTGGGGAGGATCCGACCAAGCAGTTCACCAATCTGATGCCCTACATCAGTCAGGTAGCGATCGGGAAGAAAGATGTGCTTACCATTTTCGGAAACGACTATAACACACCCGATGGAACGGGTAAGTAAAATTATTCACGAATCTATGGCACTGTCCTTATGATTCTATTGTAAACTGCTAGGTGTGAGAGATTACGTCCACGTGATGGATCTTGCTACTGGACACGTAGCGGCGCTGAACAAACTGGATCAACAGCATCTGGGATTGAAGGTTAGTCAATGGCGTCTGGTAAAATCTAGCCCTATTCCGATAGTAAcacctattttatattttttcgtaGATGTACAACCTGGGAACCGGCAAAGGCATCTCTGTGATGGAGTTGATCAATACGTTCGAGCGAGTGAATAAGGTCAAAATTCCGTACGTCATTCAGGAGCGACGCGCTGGTGATATTTCGGCGATGTTTGCTAACGCGAAACTGGCCGAAACGGAGCTCGGTTGGAAAGCCGTTCATACCGTTGATGAGATGTGTAAGTTGAAACATACATGTATGTGGCCCTTTTCGATTGACAGAACTTCAAAAAGATCTAGGCCAGAATTGTGCACCATGAATGGTCGACCTTGTGTCCCATCACATTATTGCCGATGCATTCTACCTACCGAGTTGTAAAACTGGAAACGACATTGAAAAATTCTCCCGATGCCTCTTGTAGACTCTACCAACCCAAGTAACTGCGAAGCCGTATATAAGCGCTTTATGTTTGCTTTATAGTACTATATAAAATTGTAATTATAATGCTGCATAACTATAAACATCTCAgtaaagcaatattaaagtcctccatgaatttctccagagctccttcgtgaatttatccaagatttcctccaacaactaatccagggttttcttcaggaattcctaaagggatttttccagaaatttcttcaggtactcctccagagttttctccagaaattcccccagaaatttctccggaaattccatcaggaagtcctccaggaattcctcttataatatctccaggaactccccgaagaagtcataaaggaatttctccaagaattcatccaagaattcctcctagacatctgcctagaattcttccaagaatacctccaggaattccaaaaactcctactagaccttccccaagaatttcaccagaaaactcTCTAAGAtttttgccaagaattccttcaggaatttcgcccgaaatatcttcagggatttttttcaagaaattccttcaagaattcattcaaaaaatcatccagaaaatcaATTATGAATATCTCCTAGAtttttcaggaaacctccagaaattcctccgctgggacaactccagggatccctccgtgaattccttcaaggatttcttcaggaactgctccgagacttcttctttctcaagaaaattctccaagaattccttcaaaattatctccaaaaaatcctccaggattttttctaagaatttctccaaatattcaccCAATAATccgtcaagaaatttctccagaaattccttcaagaattccgcagaaactctaaaaagaatttctccaagacctgctccaataattctgtcaaaaatttctccaagaatcccttcaggaatttggccagggattcctttataaataactctaggaataccttcagggattttcaatgaataccttcagaaatcctacagaaattccttcaggaatgcctacaggaatacccccagaaattcctccgagaatacgtccaggaattcctcccacaatatccggagaaaaccctggaggaattcctgaagtactttttgcaagaattcctgtagtaatttgtgaaggaatttttgaagaatttctcagggaaattcttagaggaatttttgaaggatttccttgaactgctGGGGGGATTTTTGAAATTACTTTTTTCAAttattattttctggaggaattcctcgaggatttcatggagtaattcctgtaagaattcatggagtatttcatgcgagtaattcatggagtatttcatgcgagtaattccgaattcacgcgaggaattcctaaagtatttcccGCAACAACTGGaattgaggaaatttctggatcaatagttcctacagcaattattgtaggaattcttgcagtttttcctggaggaattcctggaatactttttgtaggaatttcccggaacaattccaagacgatttcctgtagtaattccaggagaaattcgtagagtaattcctggagaaattaccggagtaattcctgaacttctggagcatttgctagaggaatttctagaatatatcttggagtatttccaggaataattcctggaggaatctttgaaggaatgactgatggaattcctggaagaattacaggagTCCCTGtgtgaaattccgggaagaatcgctggaggtattccgggttaaatttgtggagtaattcctggagttattcctgaaggaacccctggaagaatttttagaggacaccgtgcaggaatttcggaaggaatcccttgatgaattcatagataacttagcagttattcatggaaaaatttctggaggtattcgtggacgaattactggagaaatcactcGGGAAaattacccggaggaattccctgggggaatacctggagtaatcactttaagaattcctagagtaaactctggagaattccctggagtagttgttggaggaaatcttgaatgaatttctggaggaatttctggaggaataccagaatgaattcctggatgagtccatggaggaatccattgcgGATTtcacgaagaaatccctgaggatattcttgatggaatccctgaagaaatccctggaagattttctagagaaatccctggagaaattcctaggaaaattcctggaggaatccctggaaatcttcctggaggaatcccaggagcaattactggagaaattcaagggaaaatttccttgaggagttttaagggaacgccaggagaaatccttgggggactcccgtggaatcctcggggaatttccggaactcctgaaggaataccagcatagctcctgaagaaattttcgagaaactgctgggaaagtcctgaagaatttcacgggaagtcctgaggcattctCTAGGAGGTATTCTCGGTGAACCTCACGATGAACTTCTGAGAGACTTCTGGAGGAacgcctagagaaattcttgggtacgttccgacacttcaaaataccataaagatcatttgtatgtcagtggatgcacaagtaacacaaagaaataaatactcaaaatattatgagatacaagaggagtaatcgtgaaagaattgcATCGATAAAGTAAATAGATACAatagtagagcttgaaggtcttaattccagaacagtttggatgacctagatcaccaagtgaatgttgctaagttatcagaactgcactctgaggctctaagagtagcgtggATTATATTCCGCATGCATTCGCTACAATGAACAAgttctaagatttacagatattgcgacctatacttcaaaatacattgggttcatttttatgccagtggacacccaaatagcaacaaatagagatactcgtaatataatgaggtgcaacagacacaatcgtgaaagaattatgcctgTAGTGGGATCTTcaactaattccagaatagtttggaaagcctggaatatcccaggaatgtaccaaaagcaatatagctgtgcactgaggttcaatcagcagtatagactacattccacgaacatTTTTTTACacctaaagcatgatacagtatgtacatATCGTAACCCATACTCCAAAGTGTATTGGagaccatttgtatttcacggaatgtccaattaccacaatatcaagttgctaaattacttgaacagagtgaacacaaacgatggtagtaAGAAAatcaattccagagtagtttggattacctacatcacccaattcatgtatcatgaattttctaggggtgctttgaggctttttgagtaccgtagactatgttctgtgtaTACAATtttgtgtataaaatttggttgagaatgttggatttgtgtcacaaacttcggagtactttggaggccttagaatagctctggggtcGAAACTTCAACAGACTTTGATGGGTAGTATACATTGTATGTcgaggatcagtgaaaactattgatgattagcaaaacgatgaaatttgagcaaaaacatgtagaatttataaaaaatacaaaaaacacgtattttcggctcccagCAAAAGGGGAAGGGTACAAAGGGGGGAGGTATCATGCATTTCTTGGCACAACTATTCCTACTACTATAAACTATAAAAAAATCCGGGTTGatatgttttaaaacaaaaaagcgtaccacttgggcagcggtcggtattttgggcactcttcgctatactgcctatgattgcatatcagtcccatatttgctgggtttcctattcatatgggacagatatgcgatcataggcagtataactcagttaattccaaaccaattgacttgaaattttgtacacggctagatactatacgtatctcatcgatttccaaaaattgtgtcaattggttcagaattgggtgagttatagcagaaaagtgcccaaaataggactcctgccgagatgattccacttccctattgcatttctaccaaaagtagatcgtcccgggtgtttatgGGTTAAGGTGCtagtacacgctatgtccaaacgCCAAATAGGTATTTGAtcaattttgattttgaataATTTAACTgtaaaaagtggtcaaatattttctGGTCAAAGAGTACTAGCtttatcgactcatcgttttgcagcctTTCACAACacctaaaatatttattttcatttcttaaaaaattagTTTTAATTTTTCATCGGCAAAAATATGCAAATACATTTCTgatcaaatttgtattttttttttcttctaggtgAAGACTTCTGGCGATGGCAGCAAATGAACCCGAACGGCTACAAAACTGATCAAGTGAATGGGCACCACTAGCAACTGACTGCGGCAAGGCATTTTACGTTACACACGTGTAGAGATAAGGACAATTTTGGAcagtattttcttttatttattgtaCCTCGTGTTTCGAAGACAGTAGCTGAAATAATCGAGTGTTTTGCAGTTTTAAAACTTCCGTTCCAATCGAGGTAAAGTTCGGATAAACATTTCTAGCGAACAGTTCCAGGCACTTTGGACGCTCAGGAAGGTAATCAGTGAACAGTTCTGTAATAAAGCAcagtaaattattgagaaaaaacGAACCGTTATTTGTATATCACACATTACCTAGAAGTGGTGGTTTGTTCGAATGGATTGCACAAGGAACACTAAAAATGTACTTTTCGGTTGCAATATCCTTGACCGCACTGTTGCTACTCACAGCAATGAAAAGTCTTTCGTATGGTTGCTTTTTAGTcttctcattaaaagtgcaaaCTGGTTCTCCTTGCTTTGTAATCTTGGTCCAGTACCATGTACCCACAAGCCTGAGATTCCATTTAGGACAGAGCTGCTTTTCTATAGCGTCAACATGGCTTGGTGCATTGGTACACCAAATTGCTACGACCGTTCTATGATGAACGTGATTCTCTAAAGCAATACTTTTCAGACTATCGTTGTCCATCATTCGGTACCCGGATTTTTCATTAGCGGCCTTTGTTCGGCGGATATATTTGTTCCACCATGGTGGATCCAGTACAATGAAATCAAATTTATCTTCTGTAGTTAAAAAATCACTCAAATTTCGTACATCCGAATTGAAAAAACGGCAATTTGGGGGAATAATATAGTCTTCGTTGTTCATGGATGTTTTTACAATGAACTGAGAATCATTGGCGCCGTTGAAAACTTTATCCACATCGTAATGCACACTCCTGTTGAACTCATCTACAAACTCTAGAGCAATTTTATTACTAAAATCGGACGCTTTTTCGACGTTTTTATGTAAATTTAAAAATTCGGTATGTTTATCTTTAACCTGAAAGAAAGTAATGTTAAGAGAAatattttataacaatatttgatttatttttgtttatgtACAAAAGATGAGGTGGGTGTAGACGtaaaaatgcctagaggaattcctgaagagggcCTCTCCACAACTGTAACGGCGTGTGGGTATTCGGCATGGTCATGCTGAGGTTAAagagttcgattcctggtcggtctgCAACATTTGCTGCAGTTTACAAGGGTGAAGTGAGAGCTCTCAATTCCGAAATTCGAAGATAGCTAGGTAGCACAGTTGGATGCGATAAACCGCTTGACTCTCTTCGTGTGCGCCAAGACCAACACCAGCAAATACGGAATGCGGCCTTAGCTACGAAGAACGTGGGTTTTGGAATAGGATCATCCGATTGCTGTATGATTGAGGCTATTCCTCCCGAATAGTTGGGCAAACCAATATAAGGCTGCCCTGGCCACATGGAAGGTCTCTTGTATCCTGGATAGTGATCGAAGTTAGACGGCAGTTAAGTT contains the following coding sequences:
- the LOC109428193 gene encoding UDP-glucose 4-epimerase — encoded protein: MTGEQRGTVLVTGGAGYIGSHTVVSLLEAGYSVVALDNFTNSVNSSKNESIALKRVEEITGKKITFYRCDLLDKDAVEAIFQQHKIDSVIHFAALKAVGESMTNPLLYYKNNMIGMINLLEVMDSHGVYKMVFSSSCTVYGEPDTLPITEENPTGNVTNVYGRTKYFIEEMLKDAVSADPKWNIIALRYFNPVGAHKSGRIGEDPTKQFTNLMPYISQVAIGKKDVLTIFGNDYNTPDGTGVRDYVHVMDLATGHVAALNKLDQQHLGLKMYNLGTGKGISVMELINTFERVNKVKIPYVIQERRAGDISAMFANAKLAETELGWKAVHTVDEMCEDFWRWQQMNPNGYKTDQVNGHH
- the LOC109428192 gene encoding N(6)-adenine-specific methyltransferase METTL4 isoform X1, which gives rise to MNRFQVGVRAREQKQREKVGKSTCLSVDIRRNLTENIVFLIHKAFVDRTYSSYPCYDTGLESIALRSELFHVVVPYDARSTRDETADSAPKSKKLKRSAKEFDEVTLKVKDKHTEFLNLHKNVEKASDFSNKIALEFVDEFNRSVHYDVDKVFNGANDSQFIVKTSMNNEDYIIPPNCRFFNSDVRNLSDFLTTEDKFDFIVLDPPWWNKYIRRTKAANEKSGYRMMDNDSLKSIALENHVHHRTVVAIWCTNAPSHVDAIEKQLCPKWNLRLVGTWYWTKITKQGEPVCTFNEKTKKQPYERLFIAVSSNSAVKDIATEKYIFSVPCAIHSNKPPLLELFTDYLPERPKCLELFARNVYPNFTSIGTEVLKLQNTRLFQLLSSKHEVQ